The following are from one region of the Anaeropeptidivorans aminofermentans genome:
- a CDS encoding uroporphyrinogen decarboxylase family protein yields the protein MIDRMTPSQRAAAIAKGESADRLPCNPNVANGVARVYGCKISEFNTDAKTLAKAQIASYRKFGYDSIRIFTDLFPWAEAMGATVVKPDDNTVDLDKPAISDEKEISRLMPANPYKDGRLPIQLDAMKYLVDEVGSEIGCSFGVVGPFTNAFFLLGVEKTLTCIRKNPEAIHELCKISLETVKAYTEAGIKIGLTPSISEPMSSCTVVSPKVFKEFSLPYLKELVEFIKEKGKGVIIHICGQTNKIWPDLAEMGIAGMSIDNVASLTECKNIIGDKTKILGNVDPGGIMYSGTPFDVRLKTLECIQEGYDNPKGYVVMSGCSLPVDSPFDNIKEMMDTVRDVGYPVNINKVEAMIADCKKKII from the coding sequence ATGATAGACCGTATGACGCCTTCACAACGTGCTGCCGCTATTGCGAAAGGAGAATCCGCAGACCGCCTGCCATGCAATCCAAATGTCGCCAACGGGGTTGCCCGGGTATATGGCTGCAAAATATCAGAATTTAATACGGACGCCAAAACGCTGGCAAAAGCACAAATTGCTTCTTACCGTAAATTCGGCTATGACAGTATCCGTATTTTTACCGATCTTTTCCCTTGGGCTGAAGCTATGGGCGCAACCGTTGTAAAGCCGGATGATAATACGGTTGATTTAGATAAGCCTGCAATAAGCGATGAAAAGGAAATTTCAAGGCTTATGCCGGCAAATCCTTATAAAGACGGCAGGCTTCCCATTCAATTGGATGCAATGAAATACCTTGTTGATGAAGTCGGCAGTGAAATAGGCTGCTCCTTTGGCGTCGTAGGACCCTTTACAAATGCTTTCTTTTTGCTGGGGGTTGAAAAAACTTTGACATGCATCCGCAAAAATCCTGAGGCGATACATGAGCTTTGTAAAATTTCTTTGGAAACGGTTAAAGCCTATACGGAAGCAGGTATAAAAATAGGGCTTACGCCTTCAATTTCAGAGCCCATGTCTTCCTGTACGGTAGTAAGCCCTAAGGTATTCAAGGAATTTTCATTGCCTTATTTGAAAGAGCTGGTAGAGTTCATAAAGGAAAAGGGCAAGGGCGTTATCATTCATATATGCGGCCAGACAAATAAAATATGGCCCGACCTTGCAGAAATGGGCATTGCGGGAATGAGCATAGATAACGTGGCAAGCCTTACCGAGTGCAAAAACATCATAGGAGACAAAACAAAAATACTTGGCAATGTTGACCCGGGAGGAATCATGTATTCAGGAACGCCGTTTGATGTAAGGCTAAAAACACTGGAATGCATTCAAGAAGGTTATGACAATCCGAAAGGTTATGTAGTTATGTCCGGCTGCAGCCTTCCTGTTGACTCACCTTTTGATAATATTAAGGAAATGATGGATACTGTACGCGATGTGGGATATCCCGTCAATATAAACAAAGTAGAAGCTATGATTGCCGACTGCAAGAAAAAAATCATATAG
- a CDS encoding corrinoid protein, whose amino-acid sequence MASKEELLEELSRCVLEMEDDEISEVAKAYADAGYDPLDGILKGLVDGMNKAAQLYEEEEYFLPELLICSAAMYNGLDVLRPLLSQEKFGNGHKIVMGVVQGDTHDIGKNLVKIMLESAGYELIDLGRDVPVEEFVKAVKEYNASVLGMSTLMSTSMNNMKKVIELLEAEGIRSNVKVVVGGGPISRSFADKIGADGYSVNAIEAVHLVDKLVGISR is encoded by the coding sequence ATGGCAAGCAAGGAAGAGTTGTTAGAAGAGCTTTCTCGTTGTGTATTGGAAATGGAAGATGATGAAATATCGGAGGTGGCTAAGGCGTATGCAGATGCAGGGTATGATCCTTTAGACGGCATATTAAAAGGCCTTGTAGACGGCATGAATAAAGCTGCCCAGCTTTATGAGGAGGAAGAGTATTTTTTGCCGGAGCTTTTAATTTGCTCTGCTGCTATGTATAACGGTTTAGATGTTCTTCGCCCTCTGCTTTCCCAGGAAAAATTTGGCAACGGTCACAAAATTGTGATGGGGGTAGTTCAAGGCGATACCCATGATATAGGAAAAAATCTGGTGAAAATTATGCTGGAATCAGCCGGCTATGAGCTTATTGACCTTGGCAGGGATGTGCCGGTAGAGGAATTTGTAAAGGCTGTTAAGGAATATAATGCAAGCGTTTTAGGCATGTCTACTCTTATGTCCACATCCATGAATAATATGAAAAAAGTAATTGAGCTTTTAGAAGCGGAAGGCATCAGAAGCAATGTAAAGGTAGTTGTAGGCGGCGGCCCGATTTCCAGAAGCTTTGCCGATAAAATTGGCGCCGACGGGTATTCCGTCAATGCAATCGAGGCAGTGCATCTGGTTGATAAATTAGTCGGAATATCCCGGTAA
- a CDS encoding uroporphyrinogen decarboxylase family protein, translated as MDKISDFKCVHSNADDISLVSDDNSIKFPQAYQKAEDMAELALKIKTAGNSPLCILPFCHTIEAECFGAFINFGDALFGPRVKEYKVRNIKDLEMLLPIDFTMGRIAEVISACKMLKQAGETVCLEISGPMTILNNLIELKEVFKAWRKDKEYMLRILDFLNGQMLIYADIAKNYADIICYADPIASIDILGPNMAKEWTEFSTVPFLKKLLDCINNYSVIQICPKITVMLIGFGFARYEDFYIPEPMKFSEACIKYKDIIKITGQNCVKNKDYIVGDKFKEIILN; from the coding sequence ATGGATAAAATATCCGATTTTAAATGTGTTCACAGCAATGCAGACGATATTTCACTTGTTAGTGACGATAATAGTATAAAATTTCCGCAAGCTTATCAAAAAGCCGAAGATATGGCAGAGCTTGCTCTTAAAATAAAAACAGCCGGTAACAGTCCCTTATGCATACTGCCGTTTTGCCATACAATAGAAGCGGAATGCTTCGGTGCGTTTATCAATTTCGGAGACGCCCTGTTTGGCCCCAGAGTAAAAGAGTATAAGGTAAGGAATATAAAGGATTTAGAGATGCTTTTGCCTATAGATTTTACAATGGGAAGAATTGCAGAAGTTATTTCTGCCTGTAAAATGTTAAAGCAGGCAGGGGAAACCGTATGTTTGGAAATAAGCGGCCCCATGACCATACTTAATAATTTAATAGAGCTTAAAGAGGTATTCAAGGCATGGAGAAAAGATAAAGAATACATGTTGAGAATACTTGATTTTTTAAATGGGCAAATGCTTATTTATGCTGATATTGCTAAAAATTATGCAGATATTATATGCTATGCCGATCCCATAGCATCTATTGATATACTAGGCCCCAATATGGCGAAGGAATGGACAGAGTTTTCTACGGTGCCTTTTTTAAAAAAGCTTTTAGACTGTATAAATAATTATTCAGTCATTCAGATTTGCCCGAAAATAACCGTTATGCTGATAGGCTTCGGCTTTGCAAGATATGAGGATTTCTATATACCTGAGCCTATGAAATTTTCAGAAGCCTGTATTAAATATAAGGATATTATAAAAATAACAGGCCAAAACTGCGTGAAAAATAAAGATTATATAGTAGGGGATAAATTTAAAGAAATTATTTTAAACTAG
- a CDS encoding uroporphyrinogen decarboxylase family protein, whose amino-acid sequence MITEKSRLISAMNLKKVDRPPCICPGGMMNMVTKGVMENSKIFWPDAHLDPTLMAELTKAVHDNNCFENYGVPFCMTVEVEAMGAVVDMGSINYEPHVIGYAIDSVSHWQQLKKPDCNKGRMKVVLDAIKVLKGYGGDVPIIANLTGPVSIASSLMEPSVYYKELRKNKEQAHELMEFICEHLIEFGVKQIEAGADIIAISDPSGTGEILGPKFFDEFVVRYINKVINGIKEKTERAEFIVHICGQMKKVYTNLSSIDCNTISLDAIVNLKEAKKNLPEKAIMGNVSTYAIEFSTAPKVADITRYCMRSSSSIISPACGLGNNSPLANLQAMLKTVKEEGIDE is encoded by the coding sequence ATGATAACAGAAAAATCAAGGCTGATATCTGCCATGAATCTTAAAAAAGTGGACAGGCCGCCCTGTATATGTCCCGGCGGAATGATGAATATGGTGACTAAAGGGGTTATGGAAAATTCAAAGATATTTTGGCCTGATGCTCATTTAGACCCAACGCTTATGGCAGAGCTTACAAAAGCAGTTCATGATAATAATTGCTTCGAAAATTACGGAGTACCCTTTTGCATGACGGTTGAAGTAGAAGCAATGGGTGCAGTGGTAGATATGGGTTCTATCAATTATGAGCCTCATGTCATAGGCTATGCCATAGATTCCGTAAGCCATTGGCAGCAGCTTAAAAAACCGGATTGCAATAAAGGGCGCATGAAAGTTGTTCTTGATGCAATAAAAGTTTTAAAAGGATATGGCGGCGATGTGCCGATTATTGCAAATTTAACAGGGCCGGTAAGCATAGCTTCTTCTCTTATGGAGCCTTCCGTATATTATAAGGAGCTTAGAAAAAATAAAGAGCAGGCTCACGAGCTTATGGAGTTTATTTGTGAGCATCTGATAGAGTTTGGCGTTAAGCAAATTGAGGCAGGGGCTGATATTATTGCTATCTCCGACCCCAGCGGCACAGGAGAAATATTAGGCCCTAAGTTTTTTGACGAATTTGTTGTCAGATATATCAATAAAGTTATAAACGGCATTAAAGAAAAAACAGAACGGGCTGAATTTATAGTGCATATCTGCGGACAAATGAAAAAGGTATATACCAATCTTTCTTCCATTGATTGCAATACCATAAGCCTGGATGCCATTGTCAACTTAAAAGAAGCCAAGAAAAATCTTCCGGAAAAAGCCATTATGGGTAATGTAAGCACCTACGCTATAGAATTTAGCACTGCGCCTAAGGTTGCCGATATAACAAGATATTGTATGAGGTCCAGTTCAAGTATCATATCGCCTGCTTGCGGATTGGGAAACAATTCTCCTCTTGCAAATCTTCAGGCTATGCTAAAGACGGTAAAAGAGGAAGGTATTGATGAGTAA
- a CDS encoding ASKHA domain-containing protein, producing MSKITVLPSNETIEYQHGKSLLDILCDKGLLSESPCGGKGICGKCKIVVEGDLPEVTQTETSVLSSREQKEGYRLACIVYPEGDIKVKLENKHTTHRILTGGYMPDFELNPFIRKVPFTLESPKIGEHISYEEIFLKNTGALEIEYNALKVLPTEQGEYTLVLAGNKIIHIEAGDTSNKRYGIAIDIGTTTVVASLIDMNTGEELASESSINTQKQYGLDVITRITYVLENPLEGLKNLQNNIVHCLNKMVELLCVKTHIDKKNIYEAAVAANNTMLHLLLGVQPDSIGCSPFAPVFNGAKYIKASLAGLELPEYAMLYCLPSVSSYIGSDIVAGAYVSQIYKKQGNVLFIDIGTNGEILFSSNGKIVSCSCAAGPALEGMNISSGMRAADGAIEEISLKQGKSDIKVIGNKEPEGICGSGIMAALRELIQEGFIRKDGAIYKEKDLNEKQLPMLWQEGKNKGIILYEKNENKIIITQKDIRQVQLAKGAILSGFYALLDNMGVSMEGLDEILIAGQFGSHLTADSLIGSGILPLGTENKISYIGNTSKAGAQVALLSAEARLEMEKLASYIDYIELSAMEDYEKLFIKCLEFPEKKGE from the coding sequence ATGAGTAAGATAACTGTTTTGCCAAGCAATGAAACAATTGAATACCAGCATGGGAAGAGCCTTTTGGATATATTATGCGACAAGGGATTGTTATCGGAAAGCCCTTGCGGCGGCAAAGGCATATGCGGAAAATGCAAAATTGTAGTTGAAGGAGATTTACCGGAAGTTACGCAAACGGAGACTTCAGTGTTAAGCTCACGAGAACAAAAAGAAGGCTATCGTCTAGCCTGCATCGTTTACCCAGAAGGAGATATAAAAGTAAAGCTTGAAAATAAGCATACGACCCATAGGATTCTTACCGGCGGATATATGCCTGATTTTGAACTGAACCCTTTTATAAGGAAGGTTCCTTTTACTCTGGAAAGCCCCAAGATAGGCGAACATATTTCCTATGAGGAAATTTTTCTTAAAAACACCGGCGCTTTAGAAATAGAATACAACGCCCTTAAAGTTCTTCCTACAGAGCAAGGTGAATATACTTTGGTACTTGCAGGAAATAAAATAATTCACATTGAAGCAGGGGATACCTCTAATAAGCGCTATGGCATCGCGATTGATATAGGCACAACTACAGTTGTCGCCTCTTTAATAGATATGAATACAGGTGAGGAACTGGCCAGCGAATCAAGTATAAACACCCAAAAGCAATATGGCTTAGATGTGATAACAAGAATTACATATGTCCTTGAAAATCCTCTTGAGGGATTGAAAAATCTGCAAAATAATATTGTTCATTGCCTCAATAAGATGGTTGAGCTTCTCTGCGTCAAAACCCATATAGATAAGAAGAATATATATGAGGCAGCCGTTGCCGCAAATAATACCATGCTTCATCTGCTCCTTGGGGTTCAGCCGGATTCCATAGGCTGCTCTCCCTTTGCGCCTGTATTTAACGGTGCAAAATACATAAAGGCATCTTTGGCAGGATTAGAACTGCCTGAATACGCAATGCTCTACTGCCTTCCGTCCGTATCATCTTATATAGGTTCGGATATCGTTGCCGGGGCTTATGTAAGTCAAATTTATAAAAAGCAGGGAAATGTACTTTTTATTGATATAGGGACAAACGGAGAAATACTGTTTTCTTCAAATGGAAAAATAGTATCCTGCTCATGTGCGGCAGGCCCGGCGTTAGAAGGCATGAATATAAGCAGCGGCATGAGAGCGGCCGACGGAGCCATAGAGGAAATATCCTTGAAACAAGGAAAGTCAGATATAAAGGTTATAGGAAATAAAGAGCCTGAGGGGATTTGCGGAAGCGGTATAATGGCCGCTTTGCGGGAATTGATACAGGAAGGCTTTATCAGAAAAGACGGTGCAATTTATAAGGAAAAGGATTTAAACGAGAAACAGCTTCCTATGCTGTGGCAGGAAGGAAAGAACAAAGGCATTATTTTATATGAGAAAAATGAAAATAAAATTATTATTACCCAGAAGGATATAAGACAGGTTCAACTGGCAAAAGGCGCAATACTTTCAGGGTTTTATGCGCTTCTTGATAATATGGGCGTTTCTATGGAGGGGCTTGATGAAATATTGATTGCCGGGCAATTCGGTTCTCATCTTACAGCCGATAGCCTTATAGGAAGCGGTATTTTGCCTCTGGGAACGGAAAATAAAATTTCATACATCGGAAATACGTCAAAAGCCGGTGCCCAAGTTGCTCTCCTTAGCGCTGAAGCAAGATTGGAAATGGAAAAGCTTGCTTCCTACATAGATTATATTGAACTAAGCGCCATGGAGGATTATGAGAAGCTGTTTATAAAATGTCTTGAGTTTCCAGAAAAAAAGGGGGAATGA
- a CDS encoding CobW family GTP-binding protein, translating into MVEFILITGFLGSGKTTLLNKILPCFLKNKKTAIIENDFGDTSIDSIILNSYGLPIKELSSGCICCSLSSDLVKLCEDLINSESPQLVLIEPSGLGKTSDIINSLFPLIEKGKIQISNIINLVDCANFWDYIEDFGDFFGNQIESASKLVLSHTEGLNDKSIKKIKEYLRQINDAPCFSENWIYLSSEKVYGYFNDSLSTIKEELCVSSEHAHHHHDHSANQFMTVSLKADGLFEEAEIKSIFEEISLNENMTLLRAKGFLKSASDTGSLHFDYLPGHIKISPSKHEESIITFIGRNLNKALLEDKFKIC; encoded by the coding sequence ATGGTTGAATTTATATTAATAACAGGCTTTCTCGGTTCAGGTAAAACCACACTCTTAAATAAAATACTTCCTTGTTTTCTAAAAAACAAGAAGACAGCTATTATAGAAAATGATTTCGGAGACACTTCCATAGACAGCATTATTTTAAATTCCTATGGGCTGCCGATAAAAGAGCTTTCATCGGGCTGTATATGCTGTTCTCTTTCCAGTGACCTTGTAAAATTATGCGAGGATTTAATAAATTCAGAATCTCCTCAGTTGGTTTTAATTGAGCCATCGGGATTAGGAAAGACAAGCGATATAATAAATTCACTGTTTCCCCTGATAGAAAAAGGTAAAATACAAATTTCTAATATTATAAATTTGGTGGACTGCGCGAATTTCTGGGATTACATAGAAGATTTTGGTGACTTTTTCGGAAACCAAATAGAATCTGCGTCAAAATTGGTGCTATCCCATACAGAAGGCCTAAATGATAAAAGTATAAAAAAGATAAAAGAATATCTCCGGCAAATAAATGATGCTCCTTGTTTTTCAGAAAACTGGATTTATTTAAGCTCTGAAAAAGTATATGGGTATTTTAATGATTCTTTAAGCACAATAAAAGAAGAATTATGCGTTTCTTCAGAGCATGCTCACCATCATCATGACCATTCTGCCAATCAATTTATGACTGTAAGCTTAAAAGCCGACGGACTATTTGAAGAGGCAGAAATAAAAAGCATTTTTGAAGAAATAAGCCTTAATGAAAATATGACGCTTTTAAGAGCCAAGGGATTTCTCAAGTCGGCTTCAGATACTGGAAGCTTGCATTTTGATTATCTTCCCGGGCATATTAAAATATCTCCCTCAAAACATGAGGAGAGTATTATTACTTTTATAGGCAGAAATCTTAATAAAGCTCTTTTAGAGGATAAATTTAAAATATGCTGA
- a CDS encoding IclR family transcriptional regulator, with amino-acid sequence MASSETKYNQSVGKALKIIEVLAQSIEPMRLMDIAAMVEMPTSTTLRMITALMQYGYVSQENHTQKYFLTLKFARIGSMVASRFNIRDIVHPYLLKLSNNYKEASCMAIDDDMGALYIDVVDGPDGMLKIMQHIGKRSALHCSGVGKCLLLNYDEQMIDSLIAEKGLAVFTPNTITTKEALIADLQSVREKGYAIDDEECELGARCVACGISDSSGKIVAAISISGPVNRMTYDYVETISASLMEISGEISKFL; translated from the coding sequence ATGGCCAGCAGTGAAACAAAATATAACCAGTCAGTAGGAAAGGCTTTGAAGATTATTGAGGTGCTCGCGCAATCTATTGAACCCATGCGTTTGATGGATATTGCCGCAATGGTAGAGATGCCCACAAGCACAACTTTGAGAATGATTACTGCACTAATGCAATATGGATATGTATCTCAGGAAAATCATACGCAAAAATACTTCTTAACTTTAAAATTTGCCCGTATTGGCTCTATGGTGGCCTCCCGGTTTAATATACGAGACATTGTGCATCCATACCTTTTAAAATTATCCAACAATTACAAAGAAGCTTCATGTATGGCAATTGATGATGACATGGGGGCGTTATATATAGATGTTGTTGACGGGCCTGACGGAATGCTTAAAATTATGCAGCATATCGGCAAGCGTTCCGCACTGCACTGCTCAGGCGTTGGCAAATGCTTGCTTCTAAACTATGATGAACAAATGATAGACAGTTTAATTGCTGAAAAGGGGCTCGCTGTTTTTACGCCCAATACAATTACTACAAAAGAAGCCTTGATTGCCGATTTACAATCTGTAAGAGAAAAAGGATATGCCATTGATGATGAAGAATGCGAATTAGGCGCCCGCTGTGTTGCGTGCGGAATCAGTGACAGTTCAGGTAAAATCGTAGCGGCAATCAGCATATCCGGCCCTGTAAACAGAATGACTTATGATTATGTAGAAACCATCAGCGCTTCTCTTATGGAAATATCGGGGGAAATTTCAAAATTTCTTTAG
- a CDS encoding cupin domain-containing protein: MVKRQGEYRKVYEPNLKGGDGIIEIENLFEPEDFHGIGRLYGISIIHPGDSIGWHQHIGEQEAYFILEGEALYNDNGEETILRPGDYAICRDGEFHAIKCHGEKTLKYIAFIMFTNKK, encoded by the coding sequence ATGGTAAAAAGACAGGGAGAGTATCGTAAAGTATATGAGCCTAATCTGAAAGGCGGAGACGGTATCATTGAAATTGAAAATCTCTTTGAACCGGAAGATTTTCACGGTATTGGCAGGCTCTACGGAATCAGTATCATTCACCCAGGCGATTCAATTGGCTGGCACCAGCATATTGGCGAGCAGGAGGCCTATTTTATACTTGAAGGTGAAGCGCTTTACAATGATAACGGTGAAGAAACCATTTTGCGGCCCGGAGATTATGCTATTTGCAGAGACGGTGAGTTTCACGCCATTAAATGTCATGGTGAGAAAACCCTTAAATACATAGCCTTTATTATGTTTACGAATAAAAAATAG
- the allB gene encoding allantoinase AllB, translating into MDVRVKNGRIVDADRVYQGDVYIKDGKIAAIMTGDEVIAAAEEIDAKGNFIFPGGIDPHVHFNDPGYNWRETFSTGSKAAAAGGITTIIDMPLQNTPNLLNINAYKNKAEAVKNASYIDYCFWGGFVNDNIADFDGMADIGAKHFKAFMSSAGSDYPFVNNGIIKKAMEKLAGTKLMLGFHCEDYHIIAEEEKKITQAGKNTRRDFLDSRPLIAEFIATKNIIDMAGYTGAKVHICHVSHPEVAEEIRKAKHQGVKITAETCPHYLVFTEEDMLEKGTLLKCAPPLRNGQAREGLWQYVLDGTLDCVVSDHSPASSEEKLDDGGKKSIWDVWSGISGVQTGFQVIFNEVYHKRKLSPCYVAKMMSLGAAKAFDLYPAKGAVIPGADGDLAIVDPEKEWEIKGDKLLYTNKISGFEGLKGKGCVVTSILRGQVIYQNEIIVGKPGYGRLIQ; encoded by the coding sequence ATGGATGTAAGAGTGAAAAACGGAAGAATCGTTGATGCCGACAGGGTCTACCAAGGGGATGTATATATTAAAGATGGTAAAATAGCGGCAATTATGACAGGAGATGAGGTCATTGCCGCGGCAGAAGAAATTGATGCAAAAGGCAATTTTATTTTTCCGGGAGGGATTGATCCTCATGTGCATTTCAATGATCCGGGATATAACTGGCGGGAAACATTTTCAACGGGCTCCAAAGCGGCAGCGGCAGGCGGCATTACTACTATAATTGACATGCCTTTGCAGAATACCCCGAATCTCCTTAACATAAACGCATATAAAAATAAGGCGGAAGCAGTTAAAAATGCTTCTTATATTGATTATTGCTTTTGGGGCGGCTTTGTAAATGATAATATTGCTGATTTTGATGGAATGGCGGATATTGGCGCAAAGCATTTTAAAGCATTTATGAGCAGTGCAGGCTCTGATTATCCGTTTGTAAATAACGGTATCATTAAAAAGGCCATGGAAAAGCTTGCTGGCACTAAACTAATGCTTGGTTTCCACTGTGAGGATTATCATATTATTGCGGAAGAAGAAAAGAAAATTACCCAGGCAGGCAAAAATACCCGAAGAGACTTTTTAGATTCTCGCCCTCTGATAGCAGAGTTCATTGCAACTAAAAATATAATCGATATGGCAGGGTATACAGGTGCGAAGGTGCATATATGCCATGTCAGCCATCCGGAGGTTGCGGAAGAAATACGAAAAGCAAAGCATCAAGGTGTAAAAATAACAGCTGAAACATGCCCCCATTATTTGGTATTTACTGAGGAAGATATGCTTGAAAAAGGAACCCTCTTAAAATGCGCGCCTCCTTTGAGAAATGGGCAGGCAAGAGAGGGCCTCTGGCAATATGTGCTTGACGGCACGTTGGATTGTGTTGTAAGTGACCATTCTCCGGCGTCCTCTGAGGAAAAATTAGACGATGGCGGCAAAAAAAGCATATGGGATGTTTGGAGCGGTATAAGCGGCGTTCAAACCGGTTTTCAGGTAATATTTAACGAGGTGTACCATAAACGGAAGCTGAGTCCCTGTTATGTGGCTAAAATGATGAGCCTTGGAGCGGCAAAGGCATTTGATCTTTATCCTGCAAAAGGGGCAGTGATTCCCGGGGCTGACGGGGATTTAGCTATTGTAGACCCTGAAAAGGAGTGGGAGATTAAAGGTGATAAGCTCCTTTATACCAATAAGATTTCAGGGTTTGAGGGATTAAAGGGAAAAGGCTGCGTCGTAACCTCTATTCTGCGAGGGCAAGTAATTTATCAGAATGAAATAATTGTTGGAAAGCCGGGATACGGCAGGTTAATTCAATAG
- a CDS encoding amidohydrolase family protein has protein sequence MIDILLINGTVITMDNSRRIIENGAVAVKGDRIHEVGSAKELKEKYEKGAKKVIDCYKKLILPGFIDTHSHAGHCMFKSLAYDTSSYWMPIMMELYHHNTTDEFWYKDGKLAALERLKFGVTCGVSMISNAQRSDNAVFPVNHGKGYAEVGVREVLAVGPSNPPFPRPFSRLLNGKWIKTEYTFDELMDGTEETIKQANHMADDLIRVFVAPFVMVTSVNQSNQTAPDVAANLSKHDRYMTAKVREMAKKYNTRIHTEAFGGMIRLAATDENALLGPDVHVQHCRGISTDEIRILAETKTHVSSSPSAAQIFNRCPVPELMEFGANVAISTDGTSPGVSFDMLIAAKNTRMLHQGFLHNTYYLPQGKLLEMITIDAAKAIGWDDELGSIEVGKKADIITVNMNQPHLTPDFMPVHKLLIFGTGQDVDNTIINGKLLMENRKVLSVDEFDVIKEAEEESLATIDRAGARKYMEPCDTFWGNTRAYVNENRYEPVE, from the coding sequence ATGATTGATATACTTCTGATAAACGGCACGGTTATAACAATGGATAATTCCCGGCGGATTATCGAAAATGGTGCAGTAGCCGTAAAGGGAGACCGCATCCATGAAGTAGGAAGCGCCAAAGAACTGAAAGAAAAATACGAAAAAGGTGCAAAGAAAGTAATCGATTGTTATAAAAAGCTGATACTGCCCGGATTTATCGATACCCATTCTCATGCAGGCCATTGTATGTTCAAATCTTTGGCTTATGATACCTCAAGCTATTGGATGCCTATTATGATGGAACTCTATCATCATAATACAACCGATGAATTTTGGTATAAAGATGGCAAGCTTGCGGCCCTTGAGCGCCTTAAGTTTGGCGTAACCTGCGGCGTAAGCATGATAAGTAATGCTCAAAGAAGTGACAATGCGGTGTTTCCCGTAAACCATGGCAAAGGCTACGCAGAAGTAGGCGTACGAGAGGTTTTAGCTGTAGGGCCGTCAAATCCGCCTTTTCCAAGGCCTTTTTCAAGGCTTCTAAACGGCAAGTGGATTAAAACGGAATATACTTTTGACGAGCTTATGGACGGAACAGAAGAAACCATAAAACAGGCTAACCATATGGCTGATGATTTAATACGGGTTTTTGTAGCGCCCTTCGTTATGGTTACTTCCGTGAATCAATCAAATCAGACGGCGCCTGATGTTGCCGCAAATCTCTCTAAACACGACAGGTATATGACAGCAAAAGTTCGGGAGATGGCAAAAAAATACAATACACGGATTCATACAGAAGCTTTCGGCGGCATGATTCGCCTTGCGGCGACAGATGAAAATGCCCTTTTAGGCCCAGATGTACACGTTCAGCACTGCAGGGGCATCTCAACGGACGAAATAAGGATACTTGCCGAAACAAAAACCCATGTTTCAAGCTCTCCGTCTGCTGCTCAGATATTTAACCGCTGTCCTGTGCCGGAGCTCATGGAGTTTGGCGCCAATGTTGCTATTTCCACAGACGGTACTTCGCCCGGTGTTTCCTTCGATATGCTCATAGCCGCAAAGAATACCCGCATGCTTCATCAGGGCTTTTTACATAATACCTATTATCTGCCGCAGGGAAAGCTTTTGGAAATGATAACCATAGACGCAGCCAAGGCCATCGGCTGGGACGATGAGCTGGGCTCTATTGAGGTAGGTAAAAAAGCGGACATCATAACAGTCAATATGAATCAGCCCCATTTGACACCGGATTTTATGCCGGTGCATAAGCTTTTGATTTTTGGTACGGGGCAGGATGTTGATAATACGATTATTAATGGAAAGCTTTTAATGGAAAACCGCAAAGTATTATCCGTTGATGAATTTGATGTGATAAAAGAGGCTGAAGAAGAATCCCTTGCGACAATTGACAGAGCAGGAGCAAGAAAATATATGGAGCCCTGCGATACTTTTTGGGGGAATACCAGAGCGTATGTGAACGAGAACCGTTATGAGCCGGTTGAATAG